Within the Mastacembelus armatus chromosome 10, fMasArm1.2, whole genome shotgun sequence genome, the region gtcactgtcaTAAGTAATAACAGCTttgatgtttcctgtttttgtgtgtgtgtaggtattACTACCAACGGGGCATCCTGGCGAAGGTGGAGGGTCAGCGTCTGGCCTACCAGTTTAAAGACATGCCCAAGAACATTCGggtgattgaggatgaggaggatggcGAGGAAGTGGAGGATAGCGAGGGCATGATGGCTGGCCAGCACCCGGCTCACCAGCAGGCCCCCGTCAACCTGGTCACAAACTCCCCAGCTGCCACCCAGCCTCAACAAACATATGTCACTGTCATCCCCAGCAATGCTGGGACCAGGTCTGAGAGGCTTGTTCTAATCTGGCATTTATATGTACCAGTAAACATGGCAATAATATCGCTACAGAGTTCCTTCGCTAACATGACCCTAATGAGCTCAGACCATCCTGTTCAGTTCTTACCCAGTATCTCAGTTCTTGAAGGCAGGTGGAAGCTTGATGTTTAATTGTGGATGAGATCTTAAATAACAGTACAAGCAACATGACCAGAGTGGTAAAAATGATCTGACTGGCTCTTGTCATGACTGTGTGATTGCTGTTAGCAAAATTGATAGATTCTGTCTGTTGGAACCCATTTATCCATTAtatatacccacttattcctaaccagggtcacagggatctgctggagtctatcccagctctctgaaaggcaggggtacaccctggacaggtcaccagtccatcacagggccacatagagacaaacaacctcacacactcacactcactcctatggacaatttagagtcaccaatcaacctgacatacatgtttttggactgtgggaggaaaccagagtacctggagtaaacccacatgagagaacatgcaaactccacacagaaaggtccctcCTATTAGAACCTGACTGAACTAAATTTCTAAGCCTGTTTCTAAGTTAACTAATTTTCACCAGCTGgccaattcatttatttattcactgtaTTCAAATTGTTAAATCACCGCCTGTGCTTTTATGGGTCAGTACCTCTAATGTATCTTGTCAATAATACGTACACCATTTCAGCACTGATGCCATTAATGAATAAGACCATAATGGACATATGATGAGACCTATGACAAAAAGTCATGACTTGCAGTTGTAACATGTTCTCAttcttgtctcctctcctgcagACCCATACGAGCCATGCCAGTGGTCATGACCAACTCACTAGGTCAGGTGACATTAAACTCCTCCCCCATCCTCACCACTACCACAGGAGTTCCGGTAACTGTCGCTAACGCCTCCTCCAGCACTCCCCCCAAACTGGTGATCCAGGCTTTGCCCACTGTACTGCCTGCTGGTTCCAAAGCAGGGGAGAAGATCACCATCATTACCATCCCAGCCAACCAGCTGGCCACACTCATGCAGGCCAGCCCGTCGGGCCAGGTCACACAGCTCATCCATGCCAAACCTGTTGCTACACAGCTAGCTAGCACGGCTGCCACCAAACCTGTTTCTGCCGCTGCCGCTCCTACAGTCCAGCTAGCAGCAGGCCGATCAGCACCACAGCTCATCCTGGCCAAACCAGCGGCGGTTGCCCAGCCCCTGCCTCAGCTTTCTGTCCAGGTGAGCCAGCCTCACCCCACCCTGCCCAAAACCTCCCCGCAGGCCCTGAAGCCCTCCAGTATGCCTGAAGCAGCACAatcagaggcagcagcagaggcCCTGCCCCCCTCCAGCCCACCAGCCCACCAGCAGCATCTGTCGAAGCCCCATCATCCTGAGAGCTCCATGGGCCACAGGAGGCCACTGGAGGTACTGGAAGTGACTGTGGACACTGGGGAGGAAGTGCAGGACACATCCCACACCTCCCTCTTGCCTCATAGTAGggctgctctctgattggctcagACTGTCAGCCTCATGTTGGTCTCCAGGAGCACATTTGCTCTCACTATAGAGTTGTGAAGCCCTACAAAGGAGTAAAGGGACTCGTTtcacccaaacacaaacacacacacacacacagacagacacgtTGTTCGGAGCTCCGAAGACATGGGCAGCCTTAGattgtaaaagaaaacaaactttttttgtaatcaaaCCTAATATAAAAAGCCTGACGAGACtttgttgtaaatgtaaaaagcCTTTTTTGATACTCAGCAGGTATGTATCAGTACAGATGTAGTTTGAATTAATCTTTGTTTCTTCCTCGGTTCCACTCTTTAATGGTTTGCAGAGTTCTGTTACCCCACAGCACTGTCCCGTTCTccattttgcatcttttttttttactgttcatAAAAAGGGAGTAAAAGGATGTCTTCTTCAAGACTAAAGAACTAAATAGTGTGCTCCACATTTGAAGTATAATAtactatttttttcttgtactcTGTGTATTGAGGTAGATTTTACTGAACAATGTAttataaaaaagacaaatgtgaaTTAAAATCGTCTTAAGTTGTTTCATTCTGCCATCTGAAAAATGACATGCTATCCAAGGGACATGTTAAGTGTGCTGAGAGGAAAGCTGACATTTAACAAGGACATGGTGCAGGTCAGGCCACAGAGAGGCACCAGGCTGCTGCTAAAGGAAGGCCTCTGTCACCCCCTGTCTGAGATACGTTAGGCCAGCTGTAGGATGGGAGCTGTTTCTTCTCAGTAGCCCATAATGATGTGAAGACATGCCTTTAGACAGtgttgcaaatttattaaatgtGTTGTAAATGTGTCATTTACAACACTCTTCGAACTGTGTTTAGGTACTTCCTTTTTGCTTTAGTTATCACTGGCTAGAACTGATGAGTCCACCTGTGGCAAATTACACTGATTAGACATAGATTAGAAAGGAACACCTGTGTATGTAAGGTCCCACAGTTCACACTGCATGGCAGGataaaaaccaagccatgaggtccAAGGAACTCTGTAGACCACAGCACACGTACTTAGTTTCTGAAAATAGTTTTCAGCACAACAGTGATCTGAAGCAAACAGCCAAGACAAGATGTTGCGCTAGGAAGAATAGGATAAACTGtcccaatccaggtgtgcaacATTTCGAGAGACTTCCCTCAGAAGACTGGACAAGTTGGGATCCCTACTGAAGGGCCATAGCACTGAATTAAATGCTGAGAACTGTTGTACATAAGAGACTTCAGATTTTCTTGTTAATGTGCAAACATTCCTGAAAGAATTTCCAATTTGTAATTCTGGTCTTTTGAGCAATGAGCAGTTTTATCTATTTCAAATTAGATCTACAGCTCTATAAAGTGTGTGTAAGGAGTGAAGCAGTCTGAGTACATTCTGAAGCCACTTTAAATAGATTTGTTGGCATAGAAAACATTGGGTAAATCTAAAACCAAACTTACGTTTTAAATCTGGTCACACATCACAGGGtatcacatagagacaaacacattcacacctatgggaaACCTATGCCCAACTTATATGTGTTTGGCCTGTGGAAGGAAGCTAGAGTACCTTGGGAAAACCTACACAGacatgaggagaacatgcacatAGAAAGAAAGGCCCCTGGTTAGTGACACTTCTTGCTGTTAGGTGGCAGTGACATTGCCACTCAGACCAACActgatttaataaaatacacataaaaagaCTTACT harbors:
- the elf2a gene encoding ETS-related transcription factor Elf-2a isoform X1, which codes for MTSVVVSDGGGNIVEYVTVVEEPQQCEQPPGEEEEEEGVVQQEVEAVIMEGTEEVEEDVEEAEEGVVLQEEGCPAVIVEEVPSAQVEECYSAQVLVYDDDTYLMQDVAEEQEVVTEVAETVEMSGHDMVCFDKTFEAAEALLHMESPGGLHSERSTAEDVMMETVVEVSTECGSIEEESFPIPPECEPATKKKRGGGRKPKTHQPASNGSFDLGIKKRPREGKGNTTYLWEFLLELLQDKNTCPRYIKWMQREKGIFKLVDSKAVSKLWGKHKNKPDMNYETMGRALRYYYQRGILAKVEGQRLAYQFKDMPKNIRVIEDEEDGEEVEDSEGMMAGQHPAHQQAPVNLVTNSPAATQPQQTYVTVIPSNAGTRPIRAMPVVMTNSLGQVTLNSSPILTTTTGVPVTVANASSSTPPKLVIQALPTVLPAGSKAGEKITIITIPANQLATLMQASPSGQVTQLIHAKPVATQLASTAATKPVSAAAAPTVQLAAGRSAPQLILAKPAAVAQPLPQLSVQVSQPHPTLPKTSPQALKPSSMPEAAQSEAAAEALPPSSPPAHQQHLSKPHHPESSMGHRRPLEVLEVTVDTGEEVQDTSHTSLLPHSRAAL
- the elf2a gene encoding ETS-related transcription factor Elf-2a isoform X3 — protein: MLPFLTRKRVFVPLFDVTVEMSGHDMVCFDKTFEAAEALLHMESPGGLHSERSTAEDVMMETVVEVSTECGSIEEESFPIPPECEPATKKKRGGGRKPKTHQPASNGSFDLGIKKRPREGKGNTTYLWEFLLELLQDKNTCPRYIKWMQREKGIFKLVDSKAVSKLWGKHKNKPDMNYETMGRALRYYYQRGILAKVEGQRLAYQFKDMPKNIRVIEDEEDGEEVEDSEGMMAGQHPAHQQAPVNLVTNSPAATQPQQTYVTVIPSNAGTRPIRAMPVVMTNSLGQVTLNSSPILTTTTGVPVTVANASSSTPPKLVIQALPTVLPAGSKAGEKITIITIPANQLATLMQASPSGQVTQLIHAKPVATQLASTAATKPVSAAAAPTVQLAAGRSAPQLILAKPAAVAQPLPQLSVQVSQPHPTLPKTSPQALKPSSMPEAAQSEAAAEALPPSSPPAHQQHLSKPHHPESSMGHRRPLEVLEVTVDTGEEVQDTSHTSLLPHSRAAL
- the elf2a gene encoding ETS-related transcription factor Elf-2a isoform X2 is translated as MTSVVVSDGGGNIVEYVTVVEEPQQCEQPPGEEEEEEGVVQQEVEAVIMEGTEEVEEDVEEAEEGVVLQEEGCPAVIVEEVPSAQVEECYSAQVLVYDDDTYLMQDVAEEQEVVTEVAETVEMSGHDMVCFDKTFEAAEALLHMESPGGLHSERSTEDVMMETVVEVSTECGSIEEESFPIPPECEPATKKKRGGGRKPKTHQPASNGSFDLGIKKRPREGKGNTTYLWEFLLELLQDKNTCPRYIKWMQREKGIFKLVDSKAVSKLWGKHKNKPDMNYETMGRALRYYYQRGILAKVEGQRLAYQFKDMPKNIRVIEDEEDGEEVEDSEGMMAGQHPAHQQAPVNLVTNSPAATQPQQTYVTVIPSNAGTRPIRAMPVVMTNSLGQVTLNSSPILTTTTGVPVTVANASSSTPPKLVIQALPTVLPAGSKAGEKITIITIPANQLATLMQASPSGQVTQLIHAKPVATQLASTAATKPVSAAAAPTVQLAAGRSAPQLILAKPAAVAQPLPQLSVQVSQPHPTLPKTSPQALKPSSMPEAAQSEAAAEALPPSSPPAHQQHLSKPHHPESSMGHRRPLEVLEVTVDTGEEVQDTSHTSLLPHSRAAL